The following coding sequences are from one Triticum dicoccoides isolate Atlit2015 ecotype Zavitan chromosome 4A, WEW_v2.0, whole genome shotgun sequence window:
- the LOC119289555 gene encoding coiled-coil domain-containing protein 8-like isoform X2 — MDKPPAGAAANKAGNPPAAAAANKVRNPPAAAAANNFANPPVASLQVVVIAPAANVVVNPAANVVVNPAANVVVNPPAEAASERGAAEVLWLIVSLFILVIGVVLLLNWCL, encoded by the exons ATGGACAAACCTCCGGCGGGAGCAGCAGCCAACAAGGCTGGCAATcctccggcggcagcagcagccaaCAAGGTTCGCAATCCTCCGGCGGCAGCAGCGGCCAACAACTTTGCCAATCCTCCGGTGGCTTCG CTGCAGGTGGTGGTGATAGCTCCTGCAGCGAATGTGGTCGTCAATCCTGCAGCGAATGTGGTCGTCAATCCTGCAGCGAATGTGGTCGTCAATCCACCAGCAGAGGCGGCGTCAGAGCGTGGAGCTGCG GAAGTTCTGTGGCTGATTGTTTCCCTCTTCATTTTGGTGATCGGCGTGGTTCTGCTGCTGAACTGGTGCCTCTAA
- the LOC119289555 gene encoding coiled-coil domain-containing protein 8-like isoform X1 translates to MDKPPAGAAANKAGNPPAAAAANKVRNPPAAAAANNFANPPVASLQVVVIAPAANVVVNPAANVVVNPAANVVVNPPAEAASERGAAVINEVLWLIVSLFILVIGVVLLLNWCL, encoded by the exons ATGGACAAACCTCCGGCGGGAGCAGCAGCCAACAAGGCTGGCAATcctccggcggcagcagcagccaaCAAGGTTCGCAATCCTCCGGCGGCAGCAGCGGCCAACAACTTTGCCAATCCTCCGGTGGCTTCG CTGCAGGTGGTGGTGATAGCTCCTGCAGCGAATGTGGTCGTCAATCCTGCAGCGAATGTGGTCGTCAATCCTGCAGCGAATGTGGTCGTCAATCCACCAGCAGAGGCGGCGTCAGAGCGTGGAGCTGCGGTAATTAAT GAAGTTCTGTGGCTGATTGTTTCCCTCTTCATTTTGGTGATCGGCGTGGTTCTGCTGCTGAACTGGTGCCTCTAA
- the LOC119289556 gene encoding uncharacterized protein LOC119289556 has product MDKAPAAAAANNVANPPVAAAANNVAHPPAAVLQVVVIAPAANVVVNAPANVVVNPSAEAASACGAAASAANANAWKKKKDKCCMIFLVVGQTFLALLLVAHAAYNAANSPAPGAADVALLTIWLICLALSVVMLVLLCIEK; this is encoded by the exons ATGGACAAAgctccggcggcagcagcagccaaCAACGTCGCCAATCCTCCGGTGGCAGCAGCAGCCAACAACGTAGCCCATCCTCCGGCGGCTGTG CTGCAGGTGGTGGTGATAGCTCCTGCAGCGAATGTGGTCGTCAATGCACCAGCGAATGTGGTCGTCAATCCATCAGCAGAGGCGGCGTCAGCGTGTGGAGCTGCG GCTTCTGCAGCGAATGCCAATgcctggaagaagaagaaggacaagtgtTGCATGATATTTCTGGTCGTTGGGCAGACCTTCCTGGCTCTGCTGCTGGTAGCTCATGCAGCGTACAATGCGGCCAATTCTCCGGCGCCGGGAGCAGCG GATGTTGCGCTGCTGACAATTTGGCTCATCTGTCTGGCGTTGAGCGTTGTTATGCTCGTGCTGCTATGCATCGAAAAGTAG